The Dyadobacter sp. 676 DNA window TGATGTTTGCGCGTTTCGTAGTTGATACCCGCCATTGCGCTCACGTAATGCTTGCCGAAAGTATGGTTGTAAGATGAAAACACGTTCACTACGTTCTGAGGGTCGAACCAGAATGTTTTTTTCAACTGATCGGTATTGTAGTTCGGAACGGTGGTCATGATGCCCGGCTGAATGGAATAGGTGGCAACAGCGGAACGGTACCAGTCGTCGGTAATATAGAATGAATACGAATGGTTCGCGGTCAGGTTCCAGTTTTTGGCCAGGCTCAGTTCCACCGTGTTAATTGTCGTAAGTTCGTGCACTCTCTGTTCGCCACCCGCAACGCCTTTAAGGAGATTGGCAAACAAGCCGTCGCCGATCGAGTAATTGTTTTTCAGCGTATTGTAAGTAGGCGTGCCGTCGGGGTTACGCGGCGCGTAAATGGGCAATGCATGCACGGTAATGGCTACGAAGTTGGAGTTGGCGCCGCCTTCCAGGCCCGGATATTTGTATCTCGAATCGAAGTACTGGGTATTGTTGCTTACTTTCAGCCAGGGCGTGAGCTGCGCATTGATTTTACTGCGCAGGGTGTACGACTTGAAATTGTCGGTATTGATGCGCATGATGCCATCTTTCGAAAACAGCGAACCCGACAAAAAGTAATTTACCTTGTCGGTACCCCCCCGAGAGGTTCAGGTTGTGCTGTTGCGAAGGCTGCTTCATGTCGAAGATCGTGTTCCACCAGTCGTAGTTACCGTAGTAGTTGTAAATGTCCTTTCCATTCACATTTTTTACCACTACCCACGGACGGGCCGGATTTTCGGTTTTATCGAAACGACGCGCCTCGATTTCCTTGTAATCTTCCTCGGAATAGCGGGTGTAGCTGTTACCCGTTGCGCGGGTGAATGCTTCGTCATTGATCCTGACATATTCATAACCGTTGGTCATGAAGTTGGTGTGGATGGTAGGTTTCGACCAGCCGAAGTTATTGCTGTAGGAAACGGAGGTCTTACCGTTCTTCGCTGATTTGGTAGTTACGAGAATTACCCCGAACGCGCCGCGGGCACCATAAATCGCCGAAGCGGCGGCGTCTTTCAAAACGGAAACCGACTCCACATCGCCCGGGTTGATGCGGTTGAGGTCGCCCGGGATACCGTCGATAAGGACCAGCGGAGGTGCGCTGCCGCTGATGGACGTTTCGCCGCGCACATTCAGTGCGCCGCCTTTACCCGGCTGGCCGGTGCTGAATGTGATGTTCAGGTTGGGCACCATCCCTTGCAGGATCTGAGACATATTGTTCAAAGGCCGGTTTTCCAGGTCTTTTGCCTGTACCTGTGAAACCGCTCCCGTGAGGTTCACGCGTTTCTGCGTTCCGTAACCCACCACCACGAGTTCGGACAATGCCTTGTTGTCGGCCTGCAAGGTCACATTGATTGCGGTGTGGGTCCCCACCACGATTTCCTGTGAAATATAACCTACATAGCTGAAAACCAATGCCGATTCCACATTAGGAACCGTGATTTCGTACTTTCCCTCGCTGTCCGTAGTGGTACCCTGCGAGGTTCCCTTCACGACAATGCTGACACCCGGTAGGGTACCCTGCCCGTCGGACGAAGACACCGTTCCGCGCACCCGGATTTCGGTAGGCAGCACATATTGCTGTAACTTTTCTTCCAGCTCGGGGATCACCGACTCTTCGCGGCTGACGCGCGTCTTGGCGAGCACGATCTGGTTGTCGATCAGTTTGTAATTGATACCGCGAGGAGCCAGCAGCTGGTCCAGCACTTTGGAAAGTTTCTGGTTTTTTACCTCGATCGTGACGTTTTCCTTGACGGAGACCCGGCTGCTGTAAACAAAGCGGGTGTTGGCACGGGCCTGGATCTCGTTCAGGGCCTGTTTGAGCGAAACATTGCGGAGCGTGAGCGTAAGGTCCTTGCTCAGCACAGACTGGGCCGCAGTTTCCTTCGCATAACTGCCGGCTGCAAGCGAGACGGCAAGAATCCATTGAAGCAGTCCAATGCGCATAATTTTTCGCCAGTCGACCGGCTTGTTACGTACTGTTTTTTGCATAATTTTGATTGTCTGATGGTTAGGCACTATTGGATAAAAACATCCTTTTGAAACGGTGGTACGAAGAAAAAGGATGGCATTTCGGGGCCGGGTAGTGGTGGTACACTTCCGGCCTTTTTCACGGCGGTACGGACGGGTTTTTCATAAGTTCATGGGTGGGTATGTTCGTTATTCACAGGGTTCTCCGTTGATGGTGATGTTATTGTCTGAAATAGTGTAGGTTACTTCGAGCGAGGTACAGAGAATTTCCAGAATAGCGGGGAAAGCCTGCGACTCGAAGTTGGCGGTAAGGCCGCATCTGGCCAGGCCGGGATTTGTAAGCGCGATCGACACGTTGAAGCGTTTTTCGAGCTGTTCGATCACCTTGCTCAGCGGCGTTTCCTCAAATACGATGGTTACGGGCTCGTAAAGCTCTTTTCTCGTTTGCGGAGGTAATGTTTTATAGGTCAGTTTTTTGGAATCGAGTTCGAATAAAGCCTGCTGCTGCGGTTTCAGAACCACTTCCTGCCTGTCGAACGCCTTGCCCGCCGCGGTCACCTGAACACTGCCTGTCACGACATCCACCTGGAATTTTTTCTGGCTTTCTATCGCTTTTACATTGAAGCTCGTACCCAGCACTCGGATGACCATGTCGCCGCTGGCGATGTTGAACGGACGTGTTTTGTCTTTTTTTACATCAAAAAAACCTTCTCCCGAAAACATCACAAACCGTTTGTTGTCGGCAAATGCGGTACGATACTTGATGGTGGATTTCGGATGCATGCTCACGACGCTGCCATCGGGAAGCCGGTGCCGGACAATCTGTTTGCCGGTATTTTCAAAAGTGGTTACCGGCAACGCTTTCGGCGGATCGGATTTCTGACCCTTGACGGTAACCTCGGGCAATCGCATTGTTTTCAGGTTTCCCGCGAGGAAAATACCCAGCGTAACGAGTATAGAGGCCGCTATTCCCGCCAGCCAGTGCCACGGTAACCGGCGCACCGGCCGCTCTTCCGTCAAATTCAGCTCCCGCCGGATATTCCCGAATGTTTCATGCCGTAATTCGTCCTGTTCCGCATCCGGCAAATGATCCAGATAACGCGGCTCGCCCTGGAGCGACGCATACCAGGCTTCGACGAGTTCTTTTTCCGCGTCGGTGCATTCACCGGACAGGTATTTTTCGAGTAATTCGGGCGGTATGCCGTTCGGCTTCATGGGATCTGGGATGTTGTCATCCCGGAAGTCGCGCGCCGGAGAGGAGACCCTTAGTCGTTTTTGAATTTTTTTTTAAAAAGAAGAAAAAAGGATCAGAGCGCAGGTCATATGCTCCTTTAAATGCGCTTTGAGAATACGCAGGGCCTTGGTGATGTGCTGTTCGACAGTCTTTTCGGAAATGCCCAGCTGCTCGCCGATTTGCCGGTTCGAAAATCCCTGGCGGCTCATGACGAAAACTTCGTGGCACTTGGGCGACAGTAAATGGAGCCCTTTTTCGTACCGGTTTTGCAGGTCGGAGGCGAGGGTAGGCTGGTCGGCGAACTCGGAAACTTCGCTGCGCTGGATCTTCCATTGTCCGTAGTGGTGCTGGCGGGTGTATTCCTTCCGGTAGAAAGATATTATCAGCCGTTTAGCAATTGTAAACAGAAACGACCGCCCGCATTCCACCCGGTTTTGCCGACGATGCTGCCAGATATTCACAAAAAGCTCCTGCACGATTTCCTGCGCGGTGAACCGGTCGTTGACTTTGGAGTAAGCGTAGTTGAAGAGGGTTTTGAA harbors:
- a CDS encoding TonB-dependent receptor plug domain-containing protein, which gives rise to MQKTVRNKPVDWRKIMRIGLLQWILAVSLAAGSYAKETAAQSVLSKDLTLTLRNVSLKQALNEIQARANTRFVYSSRVSVKENVTIEVKNQKLSKVLDQLLAPRGINYKLIDNQIVLAKTRVSREESVIPELEEKLQQYVLPTEIRVRGTVSSSDGQGTLPGVSIVVKGTSQGTTTDSEGKYEITVPNVESALVFSYVGYISQEIVVGTHTAINVTLQADNKALSELVVVGYGTQKRVNLTGAVSQVQAKDLENRPLNNMSQILQGMVPNLNITFSTGQPGKGGALNVRGETSISGSAPPLVLIDGIPGDLNRINPGDVESVSVLKDAAASAIYGARGAFGVILVTTKSAKNGKTSVSYSNNFGWSKPTIHTNFMTNGYEYVRINDEAFTRATGNSYTRYSEEDYKEIEARRFDKTENPARPWVVVKNVNGKDIYNYYGNYDWWNTIFDMKQPSQQHNLNLSGGYRQGKLLFVGFAVFERWHHAHQYRQFQVVHPAQ
- a CDS encoding sigma-70 family RNA polymerase sigma factor; this translates as MMNNFYATCSDENILALISEQDDELAFAELYDRYFKTLFNYAYSKVNDRFTAQEIVQELFVNIWQHRRQNRVECGRSFLFTIAKRLIISFYRKEYTRQHHYGQWKIQRSEVSEFADQPTLASDLQNRYEKGLHLLSPKCHEVFVMSRQGFSNRQIGEQLGISEKTVEQHITKALRILKAHLKEHMTCALILFSSF
- a CDS encoding FecR domain-containing protein, which produces MKPNGIPPELLEKYLSGECTDAEKELVEAWYASLQGEPRYLDHLPDAEQDELRHETFGNIRRELNLTEERPVRRLPWHWLAGIAASILVTLGIFLAGNLKTMRLPEVTVKGQKSDPPKALPVTTFENTGKQIVRHRLPDGSVVSMHPKSTIKYRTAFADNKRFVMFSGEGFFDVKKDKTRPFNIASGDMVIRVLGTSFNVKAIESQKKFQVDVVTGSVQVTAAGKAFDRQEVVLKPQQQALFELDSKKLTYKTLPPQTRKELYEPVTIVFEETPLSKVIEQLEKRFNVSIALTNPGLARCGLTANFESQAFPAILEILCTSLEVTYTISDNNITINGEPCE